The following are encoded in a window of Phragmites australis chromosome 22, lpPhrAust1.1, whole genome shotgun sequence genomic DNA:
- the LOC133905517 gene encoding two-component response regulator-like PRR1, with translation MYHRGNPFSWYGVDGDVNAVASRPDALLANGAAFLPPSSYSPSQSQQQVPLSSPASFRRVLSSGDLLRPEEEQSFRAVQPVRYSAEERRERIDKYRSKRNHRNFQKKITYACRKTLADSRPRVKGRFARNGADYTEAEAEAEAEAEADHVVQASGMHDSESPPVNDRPIPSAFNDGTTMPEWWPAMQEALATGIDDLDQHLCDEEMLAAYLGVSSISLYSPSYSSPSASGQ, from the exons ATGTATCACCGGGGCAATCCTTTTTCATGGTACGGCGTCGACGGCGATGTCAACGCTGTTGCCTCTCGACCGGATGCCTTGCTTGCCAACGGGGCAGCGTTCCTTCCTCCGTCGAGCTACTCTCCGTCGCAGTCTCAGCAGCAGGTCCCGCTCTCGTCCCCGGCATCGTTCCGCCGTGTGTTGAGCTCGGGAGACCTCCTCAGGCCGGAGGAGGAGCAAAGCTTCAGGGCAGTACAGCCGGTAAGGTACAGCGCGGAGGAGCGGCGGGAGCGCATCGACAAGTACCGGAGCAAACGCAACCACCGCAACTTCCAAAAGAAGATCACC TATGCTTGCAGGAAGACGCTTGCAGACAGTCGGCCCAGGGTGAAGGGCCGCTTCGCGCGCAACGGTGCTGATTACACGGAAGCGGAAGCGgaagcggaggcggaggcggaggcagaTCATGTCGTTCAAGCGTCAGGAATGCATGACTCAGAGTCGCCGCCGGTGAATGATCGTCCAATTCCATCTGCCTTCAATGATGGCACAACCATGCCGGAGTGGTGGCCGGCAATGCAGGAGGCGCTGGCCACCGGCATCGACGACCTAGATCAACATCTCTGCGACGAGGAGATGCTTGCCGCCTACCTTGGCGTCTCCTCCATCAGCCTCTACTCACCATCATACTCTTCTCCCTCTGCCTCCGGCCAGTGA
- the LOC133905020 gene encoding caffeoylshikimate esterase-like has product MSNGDHGHVEYQEEYVVNSRGMRLFTCRWLPKKPIPKALVFLCHGYAVECAVTMRGTGERLARAGYAVYGLDYEGHGRSDGLQGYVPDFQALVADCDDFFTSVVFQYSHGNQTCSRFLLGESMGGAVALLLHRARPDFWTGAVLVAPMCKIADEMRPHPVVVNILRAMTSIIPTWRIVPTNDVIDSAYKTQEKRDEIRENPYCYKGKPRLKTAYELLKVSLDLEANLLPQVSFPFLIVHGGADKVTDPSVSELLFRSAASRDKTLELYPGMWHALTSGESPDNIDAVFRDIIAWLDHRSPTSSAEELSEMEQKARHDDHPAASGTN; this is encoded by the exons ATGAGCAACGGAGATCATGGCCATGTCGAATACCAAGAG GAGTACGTTGTGAACTCGCGGGGGATGAGGCTCTTCACCTGCAGATGGCTGCCCAAGAAACCAATCCCAAAGGCGCTCGTCTTCCTGTGCCATG GGTACGCGGTTGAGTGCGCGGTGACGATGCGCGGCACCGGGGAGCGCCTGGCGCGAGCCGGGTACGCCGTCTACGGCCTCGACTACGAGGGACACGGCCGCTCCGACGGCCTCCAGGGCTACGTCCCGGACTTCCAGGCCCTCGTCGCCGACTGCGACGACTTCTTCACCTCCGTCGTCTTCCAGTACTCCCACGGAAACCAGACCTGCAGCAGGTTCCTTCTGGGCGAGTCGATGGGCGGCGCGGTggcgctcctcctccaccgcgccCGTCCGGACTTCTGGACGGGCGCCGTGCTCGTGGCACCCATGTGCAAGATCGCAGATGAGATGAGGCCACACCCTGTGGTGGTGAACATCCTGAGGGCGATGACCAGCATCATCCCGACGTGGAGGATCGTGCCCACGAACGACGTCATCGACTCGGCATACAAGACTCAGGAGAAGAGAGATGAGATCCGGGAAAACCCCTACTGCTACAAGGGCAAGCCACGCCTCAAGACCGCGTACGAGCTCCTCAAGGTCAGCTTGGACCTCGAGGCCAACCTCCTGCCCCAG GTGTCATTTCCTTTCCTGATCGTGCACGGCGGGGCAGACAAGGTGACGGACCCATCGGTGAGTGAGCTGTTATTCCGATCGGCGGCGAGCCGGGACAAGACGCTCGAGCTCTACCCGGGCATGTGGCACGCCCTTACCTCCGGCGAGTCGCCCGACAACATCGATGCCGTCTTCCGCGACATCATTGCTTGGCTCGACCACAGATCCCCAACGTCGTCAGCGGAGGAGCTGTCGGAGATGGAGCAGAAGGCCAGACACGACGACCACCCAGCTGCATCAGGAACAAACTAA
- the LOC133905019 gene encoding caffeoylshikimate esterase-like → MSNGDHGHVEYQEEYVVNSRGMRLFTCRWLPKKPIPKALVFLCHGYAVECAVTMRGTGERLARAGYAVYGLDYEGHGRSDGLQGYVPDFQALVADCNDFFTSVVRQYSHGNQTCSRFLLGESMGGAVALLLDRARPDFWTGAVLVAPMCKIADEMRPHPVVVNILRAMTSIIPTWRIVPTNDVIDSAYKTQEKRDEIRENPYCYKGKPRLKTAYELLKVSLDLEANLLPQVSFPFLIVHGGADKVTDPSVSELLFRSAASRDKTLKLYPGMWHALTSGESPDNIDAVFRDIIAWLDHRSPTSSAEELSEMEQKARHDDHQLQQEQTKCNA, encoded by the exons ATGAGCAACGGAGATCATGGCCATGTCGAATACCAAGAG GAGTACGTTGTGAACTCGCGGGGGATGAGGCTCTTCACCTGCAGATGGCTGCCCAAGAAACCAATCCCAAAGGCGCTCGTCTTCCTGTGCCATG GGTACGCGGTTGAGTGCGCGGTGACGATGCGCGGCACCGGGGAGCGCCTGGCGCGAGCCGGGTACGCCGTCTACGGCCTCGACTACGAGGGACACGGCCGCTCCGACGGCCTCCAGGGCTACGTCCCGGACTTCCAGGCCCTCGTCGCCGACTGCAACGACTTCTTCACCTCCGTCGTCCGCCAGTACTCCCACGGAAACCAGACCTGCAGCAGGTTCCTTCTGGGCGAGTCGATGGGCGGCGCGGTGGCGCTCCTCCTCGACCGCGCCCGCCCCGACTTCTGGACGGGCGCCGTGCTCGTGGCACCCATGTGCAAGATCGCAGATGAGATGAGACCACACCCTGTGGTGGTGAACATCCTGAGGGCGATGACCAGCATCATCCCGACGTGGAGGATCGTGCCCACGAACGACGTCATCGACTCGGCATACAAGACTCAGGAGAAGAGAGATGAGATCCGGGAAAACCCCTACTGCTACAAGGGCAAGCCACGCCTCAAGACCGCGTACGAGCTCCTCAAGGTCAGCTTGGACCTCGAGGCCAACCTCCTGCCCCAG GTGTCATTTCCTTTCCTGATCGTGCACGGCGGGGCAGACAAGGTGACGGACCCATCGGTGAGTGAGCTGTTATTCCGATCGGCGGCGAGCCGGGACAAGACGCTCAAGCTCTACCCGGGCATGTGGCACGCCCTTACCTCCGGCGAGTCGCCCGACAACATCGATGCCGTCTTCCGCGACATCATTGCTTGGCTCGACCACAGGTCCCCAACGTCGTCAGCGGAGGAGCTGTCGGAGATGGAGCAGAAGGCCAGGCACGACGACCACCAGCTGCAGCAGGAACAAACTAAATGCAATGCATAG